From the genome of Ralstonia pickettii, one region includes:
- a CDS encoding glutamate/aspartate ABC transporter substrate-binding protein has product MKTLQSTKRILCGLTLAAAGTLAVLSTGAQAQSTDTLAKIKQSGVISVGYRESSIPFSYQADANTITGYSQEISNMIVAGVEKAVGKKLQVKLTPITSQNRISLLQNGTIDFECGSTTNNLERQKQVAFSNNIFIYGMLMLVKKDSGIKDFPDLKGKTVVTTAGTTEDRILQKMNGEAKDADKMNLILAKDHGQAFLTLESGRAVAFVMDEPLLYGERTKAKNQADWVVTGTPLQTETYACMMRKDDPAFKKVADDVIADLMKSGKANDLYKKWFLSPIPPKGLNLNYPMTAGMKDLYAHPNDKAIQ; this is encoded by the coding sequence ATGAAGACCTTGCAATCGACCAAACGGATTCTGTGTGGCCTGACGCTGGCTGCGGCCGGTACGTTGGCCGTGCTGTCGACCGGTGCGCAGGCGCAGTCAACCGACACGCTGGCCAAGATCAAGCAATCGGGCGTGATCTCGGTGGGCTATCGCGAGTCGTCGATTCCGTTCTCGTACCAGGCTGACGCGAACACCATCACCGGCTATTCGCAAGAAATCTCCAACATGATCGTTGCCGGCGTGGAAAAGGCGGTGGGCAAGAAGCTGCAAGTCAAGCTCACGCCGATCACGTCGCAGAACCGCATCTCGCTGCTGCAGAACGGGACGATTGACTTCGAGTGCGGCTCGACCACCAACAACCTCGAGCGCCAGAAGCAGGTCGCGTTCTCGAACAACATCTTCATCTACGGCATGTTGATGCTGGTGAAGAAGGATTCGGGCATCAAGGACTTCCCCGACCTGAAGGGCAAGACCGTGGTGACCACCGCCGGCACGACGGAAGACCGCATCCTGCAGAAGATGAATGGCGAAGCCAAGGATGCCGACAAGATGAACCTGATCCTGGCGAAGGATCACGGCCAGGCATTCCTGACACTGGAATCGGGCCGCGCCGTGGCGTTCGTGATGGACGAACCGCTGCTGTACGGCGAGCGCACGAAGGCCAAGAACCAGGCTGACTGGGTGGTCACGGGCACGCCGCTGCAGACGGAAACCTACGCCTGCATGATGCGCAAGGACGATCCGGCGTTCAAGAAAGTGGCCGATGACGTGATTGCCGATCTGATGAAATCGGGCAAGGCGAACGACTTGTACAAGAAGTGGTTCCTGTCGCCGATTCCGCCGAAGGGCCTGAACCTGAACTACCCGATGACGGCTGGCATGAAGGATTTGTACGCACACCCGAACGACAAGGCGATCCAGTAA
- a CDS encoding amino acid ABC transporter permease, with protein sequence MPHFDLSMLLSGQYHQWLVSGFFLSIKLSVLAFVLALPLAIVVALLHLAPLAPLRGIGQTYVEAIRNVPLLAHMLFWYFGAPQILPEFIRDWLYSMNYEAASAVIALVLYTAAYMAEDIRSGIRSIPKEQLEASRALGLSFLQAMRLVVLPQSLRVTVPPLVSQTLNLWKNSSIAMVIGVAELMYQAQQVESATFRGFEAFAFATAAYLTISIAITVFSAWYQHRYPVRTL encoded by the coding sequence ATGCCCCATTTTGATTTGTCGATGCTGCTCTCGGGGCAGTATCACCAGTGGCTCGTCAGCGGTTTCTTCCTGTCGATCAAGCTCTCCGTACTGGCCTTCGTGCTGGCGCTGCCGCTTGCCATCGTGGTGGCGCTGCTGCACCTGGCGCCGCTGGCACCGCTGCGCGGCATCGGTCAGACCTATGTCGAAGCCATCCGCAACGTGCCGCTGCTCGCCCACATGCTGTTCTGGTATTTCGGCGCGCCGCAGATCCTGCCGGAGTTCATCCGGGACTGGCTCTACAGCATGAACTACGAGGCCGCGAGCGCCGTCATTGCGCTCGTGCTCTACACGGCCGCATATATGGCGGAGGACATCCGCAGCGGCATCCGCTCGATTCCGAAGGAACAGCTTGAAGCCAGCCGCGCGCTCGGGCTCTCGTTCCTGCAGGCCATGCGCCTGGTGGTGCTTCCGCAATCCTTGCGCGTGACGGTTCCTCCGCTGGTCAGCCAAACGTTGAACCTGTGGAAGAACTCCAGTATCGCCATGGTCATCGGCGTGGCCGAATTGATGTACCAGGCGCAGCAGGTCGAGTCCGCCACGTTCCGCGGCTTTGAGGCGTTTGCCTTTGCCACCGCGGCCTATCTGACCATCTCGATTGCGATCACGGTGTTCTCGGCCTGGTATCAGCATCGCTACCCCGTCCGGACGCTGTAG
- a CDS encoding methyl-accepting chemotaxis protein, translating to MQRIRNMGIGKRLAFGFAAVLAFSVVITAIAIWRLDNAATATRAMMNEPLLKERLIGDWYANLVVGIRRTIAVAKSADPSLGPYFAQEAAASSKASGEYQKKVEALLSTEEEKTLFAKIGELRKGYLSARDAINAAKASGNPDEAQRVLDHVFVPGANAYQDIMRQLLEVQRRSIDDIAKDIGASAANSRTLLMVLEGLILALGLVFAYFLTVSITRPLQVAAGIASRVAAGDLSSVAAANSKDETGKLLQALADMTQQLVGTVGSIRVATESVAGAAGQIAAGNMDLSTRTEQQAASIEETAASTTELTEAVKRNAENARQATSLAASAREMTEAGRAEVTAMVQTVSEVSTASKKIAEITGLIEGIAFQTNILALNAAVEAARAGEQGRGFAVVAGEVRSLAQRASGAAKEVKELIEASTGKVELSSEQASGVHAAMARVSVAIEGVSSIIAEIAVASDEQSQNLEQVSQAISQIDQVTQQNAALVEESAAAAQAMQEQSGNLRRAVSVFRLGAG from the coding sequence ATGCAGCGCATCAGGAACATGGGAATCGGCAAGCGTCTTGCCTTCGGATTTGCGGCTGTGCTGGCGTTTTCCGTCGTCATCACCGCCATTGCAATCTGGCGTCTGGACAATGCCGCGACGGCCACACGGGCCATGATGAATGAGCCGCTGCTCAAGGAGCGTCTGATCGGCGACTGGTATGCCAATCTCGTCGTCGGCATCCGCCGCACTATTGCGGTCGCAAAGAGCGCCGATCCCTCGCTGGGGCCGTATTTTGCGCAAGAGGCGGCGGCTTCGTCAAAGGCCTCGGGCGAGTACCAGAAGAAGGTGGAAGCGCTGCTGTCCACCGAAGAAGAGAAGACGCTGTTCGCCAAGATCGGCGAGCTGCGCAAAGGCTATCTGAGCGCGCGGGATGCCATCAACGCGGCCAAGGCCTCGGGCAATCCCGACGAAGCCCAGCGCGTGCTCGACCACGTTTTCGTGCCGGGTGCCAATGCGTATCAGGACATCATGCGCCAACTGCTGGAGGTGCAGCGCCGGTCCATCGACGACATCGCGAAGGACATCGGCGCCAGCGCCGCAAACAGCCGCACGTTGCTGATGGTGCTGGAAGGGCTGATCTTGGCGCTTGGCCTTGTCTTTGCCTACTTCCTGACAGTGAGCATCACCCGGCCATTGCAGGTGGCGGCCGGCATTGCAAGCCGTGTCGCAGCCGGGGATCTGTCGAGCGTGGCAGCCGCCAACTCGAAGGACGAGACCGGCAAGCTATTGCAGGCACTGGCTGACATGACGCAGCAACTGGTGGGTACGGTTGGAAGCATCCGCGTTGCAACCGAGTCTGTGGCTGGCGCCGCAGGCCAGATTGCGGCGGGCAACATGGACTTGTCCACGCGGACCGAGCAACAGGCGGCGTCGATCGAGGAGACGGCGGCCAGCACGACGGAACTGACCGAGGCAGTCAAGCGGAACGCCGAGAACGCACGTCAAGCCACGTCGCTCGCAGCCAGTGCAAGAGAGATGACGGAGGCCGGACGCGCTGAAGTGACCGCGATGGTGCAAACGGTCAGCGAGGTCAGCACGGCGTCCAAGAAGATTGCGGAGATTACCGGGCTGATCGAGGGTATTGCCTTCCAGACGAACATCCTGGCACTCAATGCTGCGGTGGAGGCCGCGCGAGCCGGCGAACAGGGCAGGGGATTTGCCGTGGTGGCCGGCGAAGTGCGATCGCTGGCGCAACGCGCGTCGGGTGCTGCGAAGGAAGTGAAGGAGCTGATCGAGGCATCCACCGGAAAGGTTGAACTCAGCTCCGAGCAGGCGTCGGGCGTGCATGCCGCAATGGCCCGCGTGAGTGTCGCCATTGAAGGTGTCTCGAGCATCATTGCCGAGATTGCAGTGGCGTCGGACGAGCAAAGCCAAAACCTGGAGCAGGTGAGCCAGGCAATCAGTCAGATTGACCAGGTGACGCAGCAGAATGCCGCGCTGGTGGAAGAGTCTGCGGCGGCGGCGCAAGCGATGCAGGAGCAGTCCGGGAACCTGCGCCGCGCGGTCAGCGTCTTCAGGCTCGGGGCAGGCTAG
- a CDS encoding amino acid ABC transporter permease has product MLDLIQTYGIYYLIGQYPNGPLGGLALTFLLASAGLVLALPVGILLGLCRVSPIAALRWPATALVYVVRGTPLLMVIFWAYFLLPSITGQRTDQFSTMLTALVIFDGAYLAEIVRAGIQALPRGQMESARSLGLSYMQAMRRVILPQALRNMLPSLVNQLVSTIKETSLGYIISLPEVSFVAGQISTAVMVKSAEVYGLLGISYFIMCFSLTRVAFYLERRLAARAPSKP; this is encoded by the coding sequence ATGCTCGATCTCATTCAAACCTACGGTATCTATTACCTGATCGGCCAATACCCGAACGGGCCGCTGGGCGGGTTGGCGCTGACGTTCCTGCTGGCGTCCGCGGGCCTTGTGCTTGCGCTGCCGGTTGGCATCCTGCTTGGCCTGTGCCGCGTCAGCCCGATTGCCGCGCTGCGCTGGCCGGCCACGGCGCTCGTCTATGTCGTGCGTGGCACACCGCTGCTGATGGTGATCTTCTGGGCGTATTTCCTGCTGCCCTCCATCACCGGCCAGCGCACCGACCAGTTCAGCACCATGCTGACTGCGCTGGTGATTTTCGACGGCGCCTATCTGGCGGAGATCGTGCGCGCAGGCATCCAGGCGTTGCCGCGCGGGCAAATGGAAAGCGCCCGCTCGCTCGGCCTGTCGTACATGCAGGCGATGCGCCGCGTGATCCTGCCGCAGGCGCTTCGCAACATGCTGCCGTCGCTCGTTAATCAGCTCGTGTCGACCATCAAGGAAACCTCGCTCGGCTACATCATCAGCCTGCCCGAGGTGTCGTTCGTGGCGGGGCAGATCAGCACCGCCGTGATGGTCAAGTCTGCCGAGGTGTACGGCCTGCTCGGCATCAGCTACTTCATCATGTGCTTCAGCCTGACGCGCGTGGCGTTTTACCTGGAGCGCCGCCTTGCCGCGCGTGCACCGTCCAAACCATGA
- a CDS encoding IclR family transcriptional regulator translates to MSASELPTEKPSDSYVQSFARGLSVICAFNAERPAQTLSEVAEAAGLTRAGARRILLTLVSLGYVSFEGRLFRLTPKILDLGFAYLTSMPFWNLAEPVMEELVQTVHESCSASVLDGTEIVYVLRVPTQKIIALNLSVGSRLPAFCTSMGRVLLSGLPEDQLDIALRESDRRARTQRTITDVDALKEVIAGVRQQGWALVDQELEEGLISLSAPIRNRAGDIIAAMNISGQANRTSGKQMTKQFLGPLQQAAERISAMVRVRT, encoded by the coding sequence ATGTCTGCTTCCGAACTGCCCACCGAAAAGCCCAGCGATTCCTACGTCCAGTCGTTTGCACGGGGGCTGTCGGTCATCTGCGCGTTCAATGCCGAACGCCCCGCGCAAACACTTTCAGAGGTGGCCGAAGCCGCCGGCCTGACCCGCGCCGGCGCCCGCCGCATCCTGCTCACGCTGGTCAGCCTGGGCTATGTCAGCTTTGAAGGCCGCCTCTTCCGCCTTACGCCCAAGATCCTCGATCTCGGCTTCGCCTACCTCACCTCGATGCCGTTCTGGAACCTTGCCGAGCCGGTGATGGAAGAACTCGTGCAGACGGTGCATGAAAGTTGCTCTGCCTCGGTATTGGATGGGACGGAAATCGTCTACGTCCTGCGGGTGCCCACGCAGAAGATCATCGCGCTGAACCTGTCGGTCGGCAGCCGGCTGCCGGCGTTCTGCACGTCGATGGGCCGTGTGCTGCTGTCGGGTCTGCCCGAAGATCAACTCGACATCGCCCTGCGCGAATCCGACCGGCGTGCACGGACGCAGCGCACCATTACCGATGTCGATGCATTGAAAGAGGTCATTGCCGGCGTGCGCCAGCAGGGTTGGGCGCTGGTCGACCAGGAGCTTGAGGAAGGGTTGATTTCGCTGTCGGCGCCGATCCGCAATCGGGCCGGCGACATCATTGCCGCCATGAACATCAGCGGGCAGGCCAACCGGACTTCCGGTAAACAGATGACGAAGCAGTTTCTCGGTCCGCTGCAGCAGGCGGCCGAGCGCATTTCGGCCATGGTGCGTGTACGGACCTGA
- the pelG gene encoding exopolysaccharide Pel transporter PelG: MAGIGFELRKMLKRDSLLGLLRAYTYAGIISSGPWILSIVGILLIGILSLPFVVPGSLITQFQVSVTYLIAVSLILTGPLQLAFTRFTSDRLFEKRDDLILPNYHAVSLVMTLVAGGLGLLVILFAFPQQSAIYRLLMLAGFVVMANIWIAVIFLSGMKQYKAIVWIFLIGYTLTVLLALLFNRLGLEGLLAGFVTGQLCLLIGMAALIYRNFSGRRFLSFEVFDRRFAYPSLMLIGLLYNLGIWLDKFMFWYAPGTGQQVIGPLNASVIYDIPVFLAYLGIIPGMAVFLVRIETDFVEYYDAFYDAVRGGASLEHIEDMRNTMVQTIRAGLYEIVKIQAMAALVLFAVGASVLRALQISELYLPLLYVDTIAASLQVVFLGVVNIFFYLDRRRVVLALTAAFVALNGVLTWMTLQLGPAWYGYGFAVSLLLVVMASLVILDRKLDRLEYETFMLQ, encoded by the coding sequence ATGGCCGGCATTGGTTTTGAGCTGCGCAAGATGCTCAAGCGCGACAGCCTGCTCGGGCTGCTGCGCGCCTATACCTACGCCGGCATCATCAGCTCGGGGCCGTGGATTCTCTCCATCGTCGGGATTCTGCTGATCGGTATCCTGAGCCTGCCGTTCGTGGTTCCCGGCTCGCTCATCACGCAGTTCCAGGTGTCGGTCACCTACCTGATTGCGGTCAGCCTGATCCTCACGGGGCCGCTGCAGTTGGCGTTCACGCGCTTTACGTCCGACCGCCTGTTCGAGAAGCGCGACGACCTGATCCTGCCCAACTACCACGCCGTGTCGCTCGTGATGACGCTGGTGGCGGGCGGATTGGGTCTGCTTGTCATCCTCTTTGCGTTCCCGCAGCAGTCGGCCATCTACCGGTTGCTGATGCTGGCCGGTTTCGTGGTCATGGCCAATATCTGGATCGCCGTGATCTTCCTGTCGGGCATGAAGCAGTACAAGGCGATCGTGTGGATCTTCCTGATCGGCTACACGCTCACCGTGCTGTTGGCGCTGCTGTTCAACCGGCTGGGGCTGGAAGGGCTGCTGGCGGGGTTCGTGACGGGGCAGCTTTGCCTGCTGATCGGCATGGCGGCGCTTATCTACCGCAACTTCAGCGGGCGGCGTTTCCTGTCGTTCGAGGTGTTCGACCGGCGGTTCGCGTATCCGTCGCTCATGCTGATCGGGCTGCTGTACAACCTCGGCATCTGGCTCGATAAGTTCATGTTCTGGTATGCGCCGGGCACGGGCCAGCAGGTGATCGGCCCGCTGAACGCGTCGGTCATCTACGACATTCCGGTGTTTCTTGCATACCTCGGCATCATTCCCGGCATGGCCGTGTTCCTGGTGCGCATCGAGACGGATTTCGTCGAGTACTACGACGCCTTCTACGACGCCGTGCGCGGCGGCGCATCGCTCGAGCACATCGAAGACATGCGCAACACGATGGTGCAGACCATTCGCGCGGGCCTGTACGAGATCGTGAAGATCCAGGCCATGGCCGCGCTGGTGCTGTTTGCCGTGGGCGCCTCGGTGCTGCGCGCGCTGCAGATTTCCGAGCTGTACCTGCCGCTGCTGTACGTCGACACCATTGCCGCGAGCTTGCAGGTGGTGTTCCTGGGCGTGGTGAACATCTTCTTCTACCTCGACCGGCGCCGCGTGGTGCTGGCACTGACGGCGGCGTTTGTGGCCCTCAACGGCGTGCTGACGTGGATGACATTGCAGCTTGGGCCAGCCTGGTACGGATACGGATTCGCCGTGTCGCTGCTCCTGGTCGTGATGGCTAGCTTGGTGATCCTCGATCGGAAGCTGGATCGGCTGGAATACGAAACCTTCATGTTGCAGTAA
- the pelF gene encoding GT4 family glycosyltransferase PelF: MSNDQFPRAQSADVALLLEGTFPYVSGGVSSWVNQMIRAFPDIRFAIVFIGSRREDYGKPVYAIPDNVVHLECHYLYDFPPPPLVQASGGDAAAFERSRKLHDALRNPANKAETAELIRASIADLRDDGPLAEEQFLYSHRAWDMMTDYYRRYCTDPSFTDYFWTVRIMHKPLWQLVRIAENLIPVKVFHTISTGYAGFLGALLRYRRGRPLLVSEHGIYTKERKIDLFQSQWIRDNRSIFEKDIAQISYFRDLWVRFFETMGRVCYDAAEDIVALYEGNRQRQVIDGAPAEKTRSIPNGINLPRLAALREKRQASVPRVMCLIGRVVPIKDVKTFIRAMLTITREMPDAEGWIAGPEDEDPEYAQECHSLAESLGLGDRIKFLGFQKIDDILPKVGVLVLSSISEALPLVVLEGFAAGVPSVTTDVGSCRQLLFGLEGEDAALGAAGAVVRIADPAALAAEVLTLLRDETRWHAAQAAGIARVERYYTQEMMVGSYRELYTRLQTLPDLSTEHGANAASAAAAACPHLAQQNKPHEGAR, from the coding sequence ATGAGCAACGACCAATTTCCGCGCGCCCAGTCCGCCGACGTCGCGCTGCTGCTTGAAGGGACCTTTCCCTATGTGAGCGGCGGGGTGTCGAGCTGGGTCAACCAGATGATCCGGGCGTTTCCGGACATCCGCTTTGCCATCGTCTTCATCGGCAGCCGCCGTGAAGACTACGGCAAGCCCGTCTACGCCATTCCCGACAACGTCGTGCACCTGGAGTGCCACTACCTGTACGACTTTCCGCCGCCGCCGCTGGTGCAGGCCAGCGGTGGCGATGCCGCTGCGTTCGAGCGCTCGCGCAAGCTGCACGACGCGTTGCGCAATCCGGCAAACAAGGCAGAGACGGCCGAGTTGATCCGCGCGTCGATTGCCGACCTGCGCGACGATGGCCCGCTGGCCGAGGAGCAGTTCCTCTACAGCCACCGCGCGTGGGACATGATGACGGACTACTACCGGCGTTACTGCACCGACCCGTCGTTTACCGATTACTTCTGGACCGTGCGCATCATGCACAAGCCGTTGTGGCAGCTTGTGCGCATTGCGGAAAACCTCATCCCGGTGAAGGTGTTCCACACCATTTCGACCGGCTATGCGGGGTTCCTGGGCGCGCTGCTGCGCTACAGGCGCGGGCGGCCGCTGCTGGTATCGGAACACGGCATCTACACCAAGGAACGCAAGATCGACCTGTTCCAGAGCCAGTGGATCCGTGACAACCGCAGCATCTTCGAGAAGGACATCGCGCAGATCAGCTACTTCCGCGATCTGTGGGTGCGCTTTTTCGAGACCATGGGCCGTGTCTGCTACGACGCGGCCGAAGACATCGTCGCGCTGTACGAAGGCAACCGGCAGCGGCAGGTCATTGACGGCGCGCCGGCCGAGAAGACGCGCAGCATTCCCAACGGCATCAACCTGCCGCGTCTGGCTGCGCTGCGCGAGAAGCGGCAGGCCAGCGTGCCGCGCGTGATGTGCCTGATCGGCCGGGTGGTACCCATCAAGGACGTGAAGACGTTCATCCGCGCGATGCTGACCATCACGCGCGAGATGCCCGATGCGGAAGGCTGGATTGCCGGCCCGGAAGACGAAGATCCGGAATACGCGCAGGAATGCCACAGCCTGGCGGAGAGCCTGGGCCTCGGCGATCGCATCAAGTTCCTGGGCTTCCAGAAGATCGACGACATCCTGCCGAAAGTGGGCGTACTGGTGCTGAGTTCCATCAGCGAGGCGCTGCCGTTGGTAGTGCTGGAAGGGTTTGCCGCGGGCGTGCCGTCTGTCACGACGGATGTGGGTTCGTGCCGGCAGCTCCTGTTCGGCCTGGAGGGCGAAGACGCGGCATTGGGCGCGGCCGGTGCCGTGGTGCGCATTGCCGACCCGGCCGCCCTGGCCGCCGAAGTGCTGACGTTGCTGCGTGATGAAACGCGCTGGCATGCAGCACAGGCAGCCGGCATCGCGCGCGTCGAGCGCTACTACACGCAAGAGATGATGGTCGGCAGCTACCGCGAGCTTTATACGCGCCTGCAGACGTTGCCCGATCTGAGTACCGAGCACGGTGCCAATGCTGCCTCTGCCGCTGCGGCAGCCTGCCCGCACCTCGCCCAGCAGAACAAGCCACATGAGGGAGCCCGCTGA
- a CDS encoding ABC transporter substrate-binding protein, giving the protein MKTNRRLTHFAGAAILAAATLAAATAHADQISDIKKKGELVCGVLGTDEPFSFLKDPMSREIVGYDVDMCDAIAKSLGVKPVLKQLAVAARLPELQQGRVDLLAASLTHNKEREAQIDFSVSTFITGQKAMVKKSSGITSLGQLDGKKLLTVKGSTMEANIAKAIKNADVVSFDNSPQALLALQQGKGVAYVNDETTLIGNMAKMGPAAKDYALLPENLSTEHLALGIRKGEPAFKKQVDDVLLGMEKSGEAQKLFDKWFGPNTKMAFPQRTFKISTDKID; this is encoded by the coding sequence ATGAAAACAAACCGACGTCTGACACACTTTGCCGGTGCCGCCATTCTGGCCGCGGCAACCCTGGCCGCCGCCACCGCGCATGCTGATCAAATTTCCGACATCAAGAAGAAGGGCGAACTGGTCTGCGGCGTGCTCGGCACCGACGAGCCGTTCAGCTTCCTGAAAGACCCGATGAGCCGCGAGATCGTCGGCTATGACGTCGACATGTGCGACGCCATCGCCAAGAGCCTGGGCGTCAAGCCCGTGCTCAAGCAACTGGCCGTGGCCGCCCGCCTGCCCGAACTGCAGCAAGGCCGCGTGGATCTGCTGGCCGCCTCGCTCACGCACAACAAGGAGCGCGAGGCGCAGATCGACTTCTCGGTGTCGACGTTCATCACCGGTCAGAAGGCCATGGTGAAGAAGAGCAGCGGCATCACGTCGCTCGGTCAGCTGGATGGCAAGAAGCTTCTGACCGTCAAGGGTTCGACCATGGAAGCCAACATTGCCAAGGCCATCAAGAACGCCGACGTTGTGTCGTTCGACAACAGCCCGCAGGCACTGCTGGCCCTGCAGCAAGGCAAGGGCGTCGCCTACGTTAACGACGAAACCACGCTGATCGGCAACATGGCCAAGATGGGCCCGGCGGCCAAGGACTACGCGCTGCTGCCGGAAAACCTGTCGACCGAACACCTCGCACTGGGCATCCGCAAGGGCGAACCGGCCTTCAAGAAGCAGGTTGACGACGTGCTGCTGGGCATGGAAAAGAGCGGCGAGGCGCAGAAGCTGTTCGACAAGTGGTTCGGCCCGAACACCAAGATGGCCTTCCCGCAGCGTACCTTCAAGATTTCTACCGACAAGATCGATTAA
- a CDS encoding D-amino acid dehydrogenase, which produces MHIAVVGAGIIGISTAYALAQEGHQVTLVERHPGPGEGTSYANGGQLSYSYVAPLAGPGVLSHVPGWLLRRDSPLRLKPSLDPALLRWGLRFIAACNRDRADRTTRELLALSFYSRARMEALREAAPDLAFSFARRGKLVVHRDAAAFESARAQVGYQATLGCEQHALSADETVTHEPALAGARDQIVGAIYTPDEDVADCHQLCVGLFNRLRAMPTVMLRFATGVDALWTEGRRVRGLKLADGEQIAADAVVMAAGVTSARLLSPLRIDPGLYPLKGYSISLPLGEGDVAPVISVTDAARKIVYARIGQTLRVAGMADLVGWSTALDTRRAQTLYDETRALFPGAMRANDAGADAAPWAGMRPATPTGVPVVGASPVEGLWLNVGHGALGFTLALGSAGLLTDLIAGRKPAISPVPYALAA; this is translated from the coding sequence ATGCACATCGCAGTAGTCGGCGCCGGCATCATCGGCATCAGCACGGCCTATGCGCTGGCTCAGGAAGGCCATCAGGTCACCCTGGTCGAGCGGCATCCGGGCCCGGGCGAGGGCACCAGTTACGCCAACGGCGGCCAGTTGAGCTACAGCTATGTGGCACCGCTGGCCGGCCCCGGCGTGCTTTCGCACGTGCCCGGCTGGTTGCTGCGCCGCGATTCGCCGCTGCGGCTGAAGCCGTCGCTGGACCCGGCTCTGCTGCGCTGGGGGCTGCGCTTTATCGCCGCCTGCAATCGTGACCGGGCCGACCGCACCACGCGCGAGCTGCTTGCGCTGTCGTTCTACAGCCGCGCACGCATGGAAGCACTGCGGGAGGCGGCGCCGGATTTGGCGTTCAGCTTTGCCCGGCGCGGCAAGCTGGTGGTGCACCGCGATGCCGCGGCGTTCGAGTCGGCCCGCGCGCAGGTCGGCTATCAGGCCACGCTCGGCTGCGAGCAGCATGCGCTGTCCGCCGACGAAACGGTGACTCACGAGCCAGCGCTTGCCGGCGCGCGTGACCAGATTGTCGGCGCCATCTACACGCCCGACGAAGACGTGGCCGATTGCCACCAGCTTTGCGTCGGCCTGTTCAACCGGCTGCGCGCGATGCCGACCGTGATGCTGCGCTTCGCTACCGGCGTTGACGCGTTGTGGACCGAAGGCCGCCGTGTGCGCGGTCTAAAACTGGCCGATGGCGAGCAGATTGCCGCCGATGCGGTGGTGATGGCAGCGGGCGTGACCAGCGCCAGGCTGCTCAGCCCGTTGCGCATCGACCCCGGGCTCTATCCGCTCAAGGGTTACAGCATCAGCCTGCCGCTGGGCGAGGGCGATGTTGCCCCGGTGATCAGCGTGACGGATGCGGCGCGCAAGATTGTCTACGCCCGCATCGGCCAGACGCTGCGAGTGGCGGGCATGGCTGACCTAGTGGGCTGGTCGACCGCGCTGGATACGCGCCGGGCGCAGACGCTGTACGACGAAACCCGCGCGCTATTCCCAGGTGCCATGCGCGCCAATGACGCGGGTGCCGATGCGGCGCCGTGGGCTGGCATGCGGCCTGCAACGCCAACCGGCGTGCCCGTGGTCGGGGCGTCGCCGGTGGAGGGACTGTGGTTGAACGTGGGGCACGGAGCGCTGGGCTTTACGCTGGCGCTCGGCAGCGCAGGCTTGCTGACCGACCTGATTGCCGGCCGCAAGCCCGCGATTTCCCCAGTGCCGTATGCGCTGGCCGCGTGA
- a CDS encoding amino acid ABC transporter ATP-binding protein yields MNMITIEHVDKWYGDYHALVDINETVSKGEVVVVCGPSGSGKSTLIRTLNRLEAIQKGRIVVNGHEVHAPGVDVNVLRSGIGFVFQQFNLFPHLTVMQNCTLAPVQLKRMAPQEAKDFAMSLLERVGLPHKAGAYPGELSGGQQQRVAIARALAMKPPVMLFDEPTSALDPEMVNEVLLVMKDLARDGMTMVCVTHEMGFAREVADRVLFMDQGQVLERATPEDFFQRPQHPRAQRFLADIRSPWSEPA; encoded by the coding sequence ATGAACATGATCACGATTGAACACGTCGACAAGTGGTACGGCGATTACCACGCGCTGGTCGACATCAACGAAACCGTTTCCAAGGGCGAAGTGGTGGTGGTGTGCGGGCCGTCGGGCTCGGGCAAGTCAACGCTCATCCGCACGCTGAACCGGCTCGAAGCCATTCAGAAAGGCCGCATCGTGGTGAACGGACACGAGGTGCATGCGCCGGGCGTGGACGTCAACGTGCTGCGCAGCGGCATCGGCTTCGTGTTCCAGCAGTTCAACCTGTTTCCGCACTTGACCGTCATGCAGAACTGCACGCTGGCGCCGGTGCAACTCAAGCGCATGGCACCACAGGAAGCGAAGGACTTTGCGATGAGCCTGCTTGAACGCGTGGGCCTGCCGCACAAGGCCGGCGCCTACCCCGGCGAGCTGTCGGGCGGCCAGCAACAGCGCGTGGCCATCGCGCGCGCCCTGGCCATGAAGCCGCCGGTCATGCTGTTCGACGAGCCCACCTCCGCGCTGGACCCGGAAATGGTGAACGAAGTGCTGCTGGTCATGAAGGACCTCGCCCGCGACGGCATGACGATGGTCTGCGTCACGCACGAAATGGGCTTTGCACGCGAGGTGGCCGACCGCGTCCTATTCATGGACCAGGGACAGGTGCTGGAACGCGCCACGCCCGAGGATTTTTTCCAGCGCCCGCAGCACCCGCGTGCGCAGCGCTTCCTGGCCGATATCCGCTCGCCGTGGAGCGAACCCGCCTGA